CTTTCCAGAACCTGCAGACACAAAACCAAGACAGCATCATCTCAAGAACCTAACATCAACATATAAAAGATGTGACGCACAGATGTACAGTATGCATGTATGTCCTACCTGTCTGTGCGCATGCCATGAGATCTCTCTTTGACTTGACGATTGGAATGGCATATTTCTGGACAGGGGTCGGTCTTGTGTAGCGACTCAGAGCGATGTTACCCATGATAATCTCACCCATGTCCACGTCTTGGAACTACATagcacaaacacaaccacaatgtTCATGTAACTGTGCAGCTGATGTATAGTACTGTTAGATTTCTAATAGATTAATTCAACCACAGAAGCTCACACTCTCAATGTGGTGGGGGCAGTTCTGCCCTGTGGCCTCAACAGGAATGTCATCATATTTCTCAAAGTTAATGCCCGTGTTACTGGCAGAGAACAGCTCACTGCAGAGgagcaaaagaagaagagaggcagAGCAGGTTAGTCCAACATTCAGAAAATAATCTGACGCAGTGTCAAGCTACCTCcacaaaaaaagtcaaactctACTCCACTCACCAGTGACATTTGTTTAAATACAACTTTTTATCACtctaacattttgttttatttgacagcAGCATTTTGTACGTTTAGGAAAACATTGCAGTGATTTCCGAACCCTAAAAGACAGTTTTAATGATGACTGATATTCTGATATCATGATTGTTTGCTAAATTCAACTaattgttttaaacataatattaaaaaaaaaagatgaacacTAGGGCTAATTTAATTCTTTGTACAATTCACTTATCTATGTAGTGAATATCCAGTTCATCCATTTCCCTGACTGAAGTTTATTAAAGTATTCAATACACAAAATCCCAGACTCACTGTTCAAGGCGTTCGTTACGTGGTGTTGGTTTGGACCAATCCCCTTCATCTCGGGACTCCTCTACCCAGCggctgtttcctcctcctcctccaccaccaaaTCCGCCATGCTCGAACCTGAGCATAACAAATGCGTGATACAAGATGCATGATGCTGCGATGCCATTTTCTTAATTCTGCACATCTAACTGAAatgcattttcacatttctgtggCATCTCAATCTTAAAAGTTGTTCCAGGACAGTGACAaagatttttttgaaaaaaCTATCATGTCCTTACCTCCCTCTATTAGCGTTGCCCCTGTCATTGAAGAATGCAGACTTCCCTCGGTTGTTACCAAAACTGTTATAGGCGTCCTTGGCTGTGTTCCAGCCACCTGCATCTGAGAGATGACGGAATGAATGAACATAACAATGGAAGAGgacacatttttatacattCAGTGTTGTTAGTGAAACATGAGCAATCTTTACTCTTCACCTTAAACTTTTTTGATTTTAACTTTCCCTGGCTTTCATTTTAGATTTTCAGATCCACAAAGGTGCTACAGTGTCACCAGCAACATTCCATCTTCTCTGTGGTTCTGATTTTGgataatttaaattatttgaatgTTCACAGAAGTCACCCCTGTCTGTCCCTTCCCTTAATTCCAATATGATGACCTTGGATGACAAGGATATGATAACAACCTGAAAATAATGCCCCTGGCCACAGTTAATGCTGCGCAGAGGCATAAAAGGAAAGACATTAATCATATAACTGCAGTTTGAAATGGTAATTGGTAAAGACGTtctgaaaaaaaactaagatgTACGCACTGTAGAGGAAACTCTCATTTGGATGCTGGATCCCACCTTTGTTTTCGAAGCAACCAAATCCCATTGGCTGTGCTGGGTTAATGGGGTTGAAGGCTCCTCCTCTGTTACCACGGTAACCGCCTCCGCCGCCTCTTCCCCGCTCCATGCGAGGCGGGCCCCGGTTAAATGTGTTGCCGGCCATGCGGTTGTCATGGTAGCCATTTACAAAGTTGTTGCGCCCTCCGTCCCAACCAACTGTGGATGGAGAGAGGACAAAAAATGATCCAAGTATCAGAGAACTGATGTTTACCTGAGACTCAGATATTATCTCAGTTCTTCACAATGACAGAGTGATCAAGATTACAGATTCATTATTACCTCTTTCTCTGTGGGATAAAATTAACAGCAGCAAACTGCAACAATCTTTATCTCTACTAATCTTAtacaaaataattaatatatgatatatatattgcGTTTACTGCAAAGTTAACATGTAAAAGTATTTATAGTTTTCTAGAGATTTCTGTTTGCAGCAAACAAATGAGGAAGTGGAGGTAGTAGTGCAGAAACTCACAGTTGGCTGGAGGCGCCATGGCGTAGACACCTTGTCGACCAGCGGCGAAGGCATTTCCTGCTGGATGGGAAGAAAGTGTTTCAATTGTGATTTTTCATCGGTGACAGATACAGTTAATAAAGGTGCCTTGTGGAGTTTTTGGCCACTTGTAGCATCACACAGCTTTGATTTGACAATGAGGAATGTTTTGGCTCATATCCTGTTGACGGTTTCGAAGTATTGCACTGACTGATAGGTCGAGGAAGAAGTAAAGTGGACGCTGAGATAGAACAGTGAACGATTTCAAACGTTCAAAATCGAGGCTTTGTGATTGTTAGGTAGGAGGTAAATAGGAAAACTCCACAGGACAGCTTTAACTAAACCTCACTCACCATTTTTGGAAGCATCTTTGTTCCGTAAATGCGGAGGAATGTATCGCCCTGTAGACAGAGACAACATCAGTGACTGAGTTTCCTTCCTTTGAGGTCTCAGAATCTGAATGtacaataatattaaatataaatagacACTCAGTGACTGTGGCGACCACTGATCGTGAAACTACAAAATGCAAAAGCATTTTAAGAAAGAAATTTAAGATGCCCTGTAGACATgctttttatatatatctacGAAACCTATGCTCCTTGGTTGAAAAGGTCTTCTTTTAGCTGTCCTGTGCGCACCTTTTctctttaaaattattttaaccGTTGATTTTTTAAACCATATCactatatattattaattatcttCTTCACATGCACGGTGACCTCTTTACTCCTCATAGTGACCGACAACTCCACCTCCGCCTAAACAGCAACTCACCAGCCCATGTGTGAGGGTGTTTGTGCACGAAACCCACACTTGCCCAAGACGTGTGCAGTTGCCAGGGGTCCAGCACATAGCATTAGAGCGCCATGTCTTTCAAGGATTATGTATATCAGGGTACTTTTGGTGCGAAACACATGAGCACCAGTGacaatgaattttttacttgtAGAAAGGAATTTGTAGTAGTAGAAAATGTTGTGTCCTTCCTAAGTTGTTTTTTAGGAATATCTCCAGTTTTTCAAGCGTTGTTAATTAATTGTGGTGGTAAGACGTCCAGGTTTGTGACTGTGCGTGCACATGGATGaataagagaaaaacaaataaaataaaaataaatattaatacattttgccTCCTTACTGCTATTGCCTCCAATTTGTCCATCTGCAGCACTCAAGTCGAGGACAGCGAGCtggaaaaacagagacaaagaatgaGGACAAACAGTTAACACACTAATTTTCTCCAGACAATGCACTCTTGCCTTATTCTTCATCTATCCATCTTAAACCGTATCCAAGTGTTTCCATTAAAGTTTTTCCACtcaaaactgtaaaatacaccACAGAGGTGATGACTCATGGTCTACATGTTCATTCAAAGACTGTATAGAAAGATGAACACGAAGGctcccagaagtgaagccaaatcatcttgactgcccccctggtggctggcttcagtATAGATTGTTAaccctgcctcctgcatgttagcagatgggacatggaccaaccTTAAAGGTCAAACCATACATTGTAAATTAAGATGGGTGACATGACGGCTCCGCAAGATTGATGCCACAGCATctctgcagtacaggtcataaatcccatcTCCTCCACATTAGCAGATGGGATATAAGTCAAACTAGTACACATAATATACTCTTCTTTCAAAGATGGTCACTTTAAGTAGTAGTAGGTTGGCTGATTCTTGATtctaaatgtgcaagatggccaCGCTGTCTGGGATGATGCTGTTTCATTTCCAAATGGAAGGACTTGAAGAAATGCCTTTTAATCACAATTAAGTGTTAAACATCAACATTTGCTTTGGTAAAAGGTCTAAATGTGTTATTCAATGCTATAAAACAGGGTGAGACTCGATTGGTCGAGCGTGGCACCCATCCCCATCTCCAGATGACATCAtcggtgcaagatggcagcgctcTGTGTCCAGGATATTGTGGCTTCAtttcacgtcgtccatctttacaaacagtCAGTGACTGATGTGCATTTGATGGCAGGAACCTTTGGGCAACATTTAGCGAAGAATGAATCAGTTTCTGCGTTAAAACCTCATCGAtgcagatttgtttgtgtgcatcctGAGGGAGACGAGAGGCTGTTTGCTTTAATGAAATCACTCCCTCCAAACATCTCGCCTGTTACACGTTGATCTCTGAAACACCACCTGGGAACATAAAGTACTTTTAGTGGAGTCTGCCACACAAATGCACCAACGCTGCTGGTGACGcagataatatttttttaaacggGACGCAGCGGAGACGAGCCGTGCAACGCTGCGTACTGCGAGGCGGGCGGTGCGCCACGGTGTCAAACGCCGCATTGTTTGCGTGTCAGTCCCGCAAGCTGCATCCCCGCATACCTCCATTTTATTATTGCATCGAGCTGCACGACAAACGCAGTGGAGATAATAGTTCAGGGGTGCGTTTGATGTGCTCACTCGGGAGGCCCGACGGGAACACACGGACGTCACTCGTTATGAGGCTTCCTATTACAATATACTAGCTTATCTGCATGCTAAGCTAACAGACACGTGTATTAGCAACAGCTGCTGTTTATAAATTAGTCTTGACGCAACACTAACAAACAAGTAATCTAACCCAAACATTCTCCACATCCTGGTGTCTTATCCCCGCCCCGCCACTTTAGGCCATCTAGGTGCCGGAATGAAGCGCACCCGCGGCCAGCTAGCACGATAGCATCTGGTTGACGGTGTCTTTTAATGGGGGGCTAGCCGGCAAGCTAACATCCATCCCGGACATTTTAACACTTTCCCCCAAAAGCCTGACGCTGCAACACGCGTGCAAAGGACGCGGCTCACCTGCTGCTCCAGGCCGTGGGCATTCTCGATGGCCACATGACTCATAACTATGGAATATGGAGGAAAAATGTTGTCGCTGAAGATGGGGACCTCTTTGTTTGCCGGGGGTTGCTGGACGCGCTGCCGCTGCTTCTTCCCTGCGCCGTTTCCGAGGTTTCCACGGGTGACAGTTGTTTCTTCGGCTCTCGACGGTCACGCGTGTCCGTGTCCGGTGCTACAGTTGAATTCAACGTTGCGGTGATTTGCAGGATCTTCGTGCAAACTCAGCTGTTGTTCGGTTTTGCGCTTCTAGCTTCTGGGATGAGAGGCTGTCGAGCTAGCACGCGGGAAACGGCAAAGCACATCCGGTGAcgccaaaataaaagtcagccGACGAGCGTCAGACAATATGTTAATGTGCTGGATATGTACCAAATGTAATGTGACATATTCATGGTGTTATCAATCCAAATATAGCCGTAAAATTATGAATTAAATCTTAACTCAACCAAGGAGATTTTTACTTGCTGATATGAAACTCCTAATTGAAGAGTCACTTAAATGTCTATCTATGGATCTGCATTCATTCTTACCTGTGGACAGTAATGacttttttaaaagcatttcatataaggaaaaactaaaaatattccAAAGTGCAACCCCAAAGTGCAACCCCAAATCCCTGTACTTCCGGTCTGCTGTCGGCTAACACAAGCTAACTTGACTTGTGTCATAATTAATCCAGACACCGCGAGACTTTAAACCCTAGTTTATCGTGACGTCATCGCTGAACAGAGAAGAATACTTATATTATAACCATacttatatactgtataaagtattaaagtaaAGAACTTTTGTAATATTGcaataaagaatatacagaaCCGCTTgtcacctttttatttattttgatatagATTATTTTGAtatagattaattaattaatatatcaAGTCAGAATTCACAGTTTATGTTCTATTACTGCTGCATTAATCAGCCTGATTTTAATACAACACATTTATATTCCATATGATTTGCTTTGAGAAAAGGTTTACACTGAATATGATATACACCCATATACACTTTGTAATGAAATGATGCCATGGTCTCATTGCAGAATAATTTCTTCATGCTACAACTTAGACTGCAGAGTTTAAGGAAATCAAGTTGTAATAGTTTAAATTATTCCTTTCAGATCAATTTGACGTGTAAAATGTGAACTTAATCTGCAGACAAGTGCACGTTTCAAGAGAAACTGATTCTAAAAATCTTCTAGCAACAGATGAATATTTAGGAATGAATATCATCTATATTTTCAAATTGAACGCATCACAGGAGCTGATTAGTTCATTTTAAGAGAAAATCAAGGAATAAGAACAGACCTCACAGAGCAGAAAATCCACAGCAAGTCACCCTGCATCGACACTAATACTATTTCAGATAATATGATATATTCAGTCACCTTTTAGCCCCTTTCACATGTGCCTTCAATACACCTGCAGTGTGAAACATGCAATTATATCTTTTCTGGTTGAGGTAAAACTAATGTTTAGATTAATCTGGACATAATTgagataataacaataataaaataatacaaataaataatagcaATGCTTATTCATATACATGCAGAGACTGGTGATGTGTCCACACATAGATAAGACGTTACTAACCAGTACATACAAGAGTAAACTCTGATATAATCTTTGTTATTATGGGTTTAATTCTTCAACAAAATATTCTCCCTAATGCTGCTGACTGGTAGCTGGGTTGCATGATGGGGAAtgtagttttacttttgttcaaagcatacaaagaaaaacatttctctttgatTCAGCCTTTATCTTGTGTTTATGATACcgcattaacatggaggaggcagggtttatgaccaatactgcagtcagccaccaggtggcgactTAGAGCTTCACTTTGAGAGAGCAgccctgtcgtccatctttatattctgTCTATAGCTGAGATATTTGCAGTGTTCCTTTCCTGTACTCAAAGTAGTatcactttatttataatttttctgCTTTAATTACTTGTGCACCTTCATTCATTCTGACTTTTATTCCACTTTAGTTTGACGATCATCTGTTTCCTTGAGGGATAAACGTTCCCTGAagtcaaagacagaaagaaaaaaaagactccaGCCattcttgtaatttttttgcAGTTGCCTCGTGTGGGATGGGTTTACCCTGTAACTTTCCAGCTCCAGTCTGTAACTTTCCACTGCAGCAGAGTCTGTTTGGCAATGACATCTCAACTGACTAAGCTGCAGCATGTTTGCTATCTGTGGAGCTTTTAAGTAGCCTATGGGAAATCTACTTTGCATACCATGACCAGCGGGTTATGACATGTAACTGCCTCACTCGATCAGTTGTTAAGCAAGTTTTACTTTAATAACGTTCACTTTTTGCTTCTGCATTCACAGAGGTCTTTAAAACTACAGGCCATCCTCAATCAAGCACATCAGTTCAGAGAAAGCAGACGAGGTCGAGCAGGTGGTTTATGAACACTCTACAATGTTTGACGTACAATAGCCCTCATGAACACATCCTGGTGGAGGCTTTAAATGGAGCAGAACGACCAGTTTTGTTAGATGTTTGCTTTCCTTTAGGAGATGACCTGCGGGTGCCAAAAGGAGTCAAGTTCAACTGAGACAAatacagtgagcagcagcaacTCAGACATTTAATGACAGGAGACTGACTGAGGTAGTTccaaccttttatttttaaattgtgcaaAACAGATGGTGTAAAAACTCTACCGACAAATACAGGAAGACACATTTGAATTGCATGGACTATTCTAGTATCACCTTTTTGTAGTGTATGTCCTCCGCCTGTTTTCATAGAGTTCATCCTGAACCATCACTGAGCTGATTTTATAGTTTTCGTTCATTTAGTAAAGGTATTTGAGTTGAAGGCAGTGTTCGAGTTGTACAAAGAGTAGAAAAAACAAGGACAAGATCACATTAAATGCTTATTTGTGCAGCTCAGGAAACATTGCATCACCTTTCAACAGTTTGAACAGTAACAAATGTACAATACATCATTCATGTGCTGTAATAACAAGGTATTATCTCTAACCTTATATAAAGAGTTGAAAATTACTGCTCTTTCAGgtacaaaacatgaaaaaaaaatatataaaacacaatagGGTTGAGTTATACATGCCCAGTAAAATCAAATTTAAGGCAAAGTTACATTCACTACGAATTTCCATATCATGAAAAGCATTTACATGCTAACGTGAGCATACAGCACCCTGTGGTGTCATTGCACATCCAATGAAGTgagattttaaatcaaaatgtagTGCGTTCACAAATTCCCTGCACAAAACTGTAAAACGTGGCCAGAAATATTCAAGGTTATTGGCATTAGTTGTTAGGATGTAAGGCTCGTACCCTTTCCATGCACATGTCTAAGATTGAGCATAGTTGAACTTTAAGGGGAAAATACCCCAGTATGTTATGTGAATAAACTCAAGCACCAAACTCTGGTTGTGAAACATCATTGGCTGAGCAGCTGCCAGTAAGCAAAGCACTGGACATGTTCCAGAGCCCCCTAGGTTACATCTACCTCAGAAGACAGCTTACACTTCGCTGGAAGACACACATATCGTTTATTGCTAAGGAATGATAATGTGTTTACTAATGTTGATGAAGTACATGATAGATCACAGCAGATAGTGGGGTGCTCCAGCTTCCCTGGGTGTTTTGCTAATGTGTGAAAGTAATTCATTACCCAGGCCCATGATTTGGAGTTAATGGAGCCTATAAGGAGAaatagataaagaaaaaaatccccacAGAGCAAATAAGCACCATCCCTATGTTCAGGATGATTCTGATTCGCTGAGGTTCATGGAGAAGCTCATCTACCATCCTCTCCTGTTCCTCAGTTGTAATGACCTGATCTCCGGACGCTTTCTCCTTGAAGCCACACACCCACTCTAAAACCTTCATGTACCTCCTTGTCTCCGCTCCTCCTGCCTCAAAGCagcccccctcttcctcctcctcattcctccctcctcttccgtCTCCTTCTGCCATTTTGGGGTCTGTATTCACTGTAAAGCAAGCATTCTGGATTGGCTGGACAGTAAATGATTCAGCATTTTCATGATTGGTTTCAATGCCATTGTGCTTGTTTAGGTGGTCTGTGCAATTTGCTTTACGAAGAACACTGTCTCCATTTAGGTTTCCATGGTAAAGAGGCTTCAAAGTGTGCATGTCTTCTTCcgccttttctttctgttttagcTTCTTTCTCTTGTTCAACCCCCACAGAGTCGTTGTTCTGATTTGTTCTTTTGTGGGTGGAGCAGTGCAGAGACTCACAACAATAGCGACTAAAGCTGACAACCAAAACAAGATGACCGCCACATACATGAAATGGACATCTTTGATGAAAGATGGCCGCTCGTCGGGCTGGTCACAGAGTGGCTCACGGTAAACAAGTGCGAGCACCAGACGCAGCGCTCCAATGGTGAACCCCACCATCCCACCCCAGAAGGCCCCTGTCTCATTGCAGCGATGCCACAGGACTCCAAGCAAGAAGATAGCAGCTACAGGTGGAGTCAGGTAATCTGATACTTCTTGGATGTAATAGAACATCTGGCCTCCCTGCATCTCAATGATGACGGGTACCCACGCAATGCTGATGATCACCATAACAACCACAAACAGTCTTCCAACTATCACCAGCTCTCTTGAGGACACCTTCTTCCGTAGCATCTTGTAAATATCCAGCGTGAATATGGTGCTCGCTGAGTTGAAGATGGAGTCCAAGTCGCTCATTAGAGCTGCGATCATGACAGCCATCATCAGGCCGCGGAGGCCGACCGGCATCACGGACATGACGAGCCGCGGGTAAGCCACGTTGCTACAGCCAGCTGCAGAGCCGCACACTTCCATGCAGTGCTCTGGACTGATACACGCCAACTCATCAGCAAAGAAGATCCTGGAAATCATCCCTAGAATAATGATGAGAAATTAATCAGACGTTTATTATTAACAGCCAGGACTCAAGGTGGttaaaaaatcaatcaatgttTTTACCTGGGATGACGATGACAAACATCGGCAGGATTTTCAGGACGCCGGCCATGATGGTCGAACCTTTGGCGTGGGCGATGTTCTTGGCTGCCAGAACCCGCTGTACAATCACTTGATCTGTACACCAGTACCTGGAACACACAGTGAGGGTCATTAGAGGCAACAACTAGTCTGCAACACAGTCAAGCTGCATTATGACAAAGCTGATGGGACACGTCTTCTGGAGACCATGAATAGTTTGATATAATTCTACGCAGAACTGGAACCCTACGACTTCATAAAAAGTCTTGGACGATTACCAAATGGAGGCAGGAGTCTGGCCCAGCAAAAAACCAGGCCAGGGCAGGTCTGGATCCCTTGGTCCTCGAAGGATCTTCAACGCATCTGGTTTTGGGTTGAGGTGTTGGTGGCAGGATTCAGAATACGTCAGATTGGGTGAAGACAGCAAGATGGCAGTGATGTTTGGTGACGCCTGCATGTACTTGATTCTTACCCCTTAAATTGACATGGAAGGACTTGGTTAACAAATAGGAAAGTACACTGGAACATGGTTTAAATGATAAAACTTCAATACACTTCAGACCTTCAAGTCCTCCCACTTTGACGAGGCTGATGCCGGTGAGACACAGTGCTCCGCTGATCATGAGGAAAGCCTGGACTGTATCTGTGTAGATGACGGCGACCAAACCTCCAGTGACCGTCAGAAAAGCGGTCATGGTGATGAGCAGGATGATTGACAAGTAGAGGTTCCACCCCAGTGATTCCTGGATAAACAAGGCTCCGGCATAGAGGTCAACGGATAGCTTGGTGAAGATGTAGAGGACGAGAGACAACACTGCAAAATACACCTTCAGTCGTCTCCCTCCGTAGCGTTTGGACAGATACTCTGGCATGGTGTAAACCCCTGACTGAATATAGACAGGGATGAACATCCAGCCTAACAATTGGAGCAATAACAGGGCATTTAACTCCCATGCAGCAACGCTTAACCCACTAGCAGCGCCGGATCCAGCAAGTCCAATAAAATGCTCACTTCCTATGTTGCTGACAAACAGAGACGCTCCGATAGCCGCCCAATTCATGGAGCGCCCTGCGAGGAAGTAACCGCTAACTGTGCTGCGATTGGCTTTCCACATGGCCAGGAAGCCAATCGCAAGCACCAGGATGAAGTAGATTGCCACGACGGCGACATCTGCCACTTCCATGGTGGCAGCCATGTTTGAACGTGGCTGTTAAACAGTTAATTTCTGAGAGTAGGGCCGTTGTTTCCTGATTGCACTTTAAATCAAGTTTTGACACACTTTCTCACAACtaacattgaaaatgttttttgatggGTGGGAAACAAATTAATCATCAACATTTATctgcacattattatttatacaaaGCAATTTTAAAGGGGAAGCCTGTGAATATCGTTCCTTCTGGCAGTTCTGAACCTTTGCAGTGAACCTCAGCTTTGGGAATCGACACAGGTTGTGGCTGGGCGGCTTAATAAAATGGTGTGCATTGTATCAGAGTTTCCACTGAGGCAGCCAATAGAGAGAGAGGTCATCTTGATCCTGCAACAGAGAGCAGATGCAACGAAATGTTTTTATCTCCGAAGCAATGCAAATGATTCTGTAGGATCAGACAATAGGAAAACTCTTGGGAAACATATTTTAGAAAAAGTGGAAAAAGCTGCGCAACATGCAGCAACATCACAGTAAGTTATCAATACTTGATCTTCAACCTAAGAGTGTGTGAATGAAGCTCTTTTGATAAAAGAAAGCATTGTTCTGTCGGAGACTAATCGACATGAGTCTGGTTGTTAGACGAGCCCAGACAAGTCAAACTGCTGCGGTTACATAAATATCAAATCGTGTTCTCATGGGTTTCctaaataataatcacattacTGGTACAGAAATACAGTAGATTCTAATTGAGCTGTTGCAAAAAGTATAAATTCACATAAAtgaacattttttgtgtgtctttattgCAAAGGAGCCGCGAGAGGTTGTTGGAACACTCTTTAGTACTCATGCCAAAAGTATGTGCTGAGTGCAAGAGCTGATTTGATGCTTTGTATTGGTTTATCCTTACATTTAACATGACCCATCATGCCACTTAGTAGTATctttcatcaaatcaaatccTACTGTGCAAAAGAGGAAAATCTTGCCAAGTGTATTTGAGCAATACCCTGCAAgctgaacaaacacagaaaacgtGTTTATTTAAAGCCACAGAGCTTGAGGTGGGAGATGGTGGTCTGACTGTTTTATTATATGCAACACACAAAACCTGAAAAATGAGTTTTGGTTCACCTCAACTGGGAACAACAACTTAGAACCTTTGGTGCTTGAATGGCTAATGAAACCAATTCCCATAATTTTACAATCAGTTCTAAATTGTAGCCTCTAATCACTGTGTCTCCATACACAGATGTTGTATGATTGACGTGCATGTCGAGTCGTTGTCTAAAGACATAAATACGACTCGAGCTTTACAGTGTACAGGACATGGGAGCTTCCGAGGAGCTGACAACCCTCTTGAACCACACACCTGACAAGCAAAAGGCAGGCTGGTGAACTGATGTCAGCAGAGGTGAGGGGTCACAACTGAGCTGCTCTCTAGTCAATACTTCAGTGGCCTTGTTACAGGACTGTGGTATCAgagctgtgtttgtatttgtttaatgtGAATCTGCTCTGTGGAGGACAACTAGTCTGTGGAAAATCTAAATCTCTCCACACT
The genomic region above belongs to Paralichthys olivaceus isolate ysfri-2021 chromosome 24, ASM2471397v2, whole genome shotgun sequence and contains:
- the LOC109640070 gene encoding sodium/myo-inositol cotransporter-like → MAATMEVADVAVVAIYFILVLAIGFLAMWKANRSTVSGYFLAGRSMNWAAIGASLFVSNIGSEHFIGLAGSGAASGLSVAAWELNALLLLQLLGWMFIPVYIQSGVYTMPEYLSKRYGGRRLKVYFAVLSLVLYIFTKLSVDLYAGALFIQESLGWNLYLSIILLITMTAFLTVTGGLVAVIYTDTVQAFLMISGALCLTGISLVKVGGLEGVRIKYMQASPNITAILLSSPNLTYSESCHQHLNPKPDALKILRGPRDPDLPWPGFLLGQTPASIWYWCTDQVIVQRVLAAKNIAHAKGSTIMAGVLKILPMFVIVIPGMISRIFFADELACISPEHCMEVCGSAAGCSNVAYPRLVMSVMPVGLRGLMMAVMIAALMSDLDSIFNSASTIFTLDIYKMLRKKVSSRELVIVGRLFVVVMVIISIAWVPVIIEMQGGQMFYYIQEVSDYLTPPVAAIFLLGVLWHRCNETGAFWGGMVGFTIGALRLVLALVYREPLCDQPDERPSFIKDVHFMYVAVILFWLSALVAIVVSLCTAPPTKEQIRTTTLWGLNKRKKLKQKEKAEEDMHTLKPLYHGNLNGDSVLRKANCTDHLNKHNGIETNHENAESFTVQPIQNACFTVNTDPKMAEGDGRGGRNEEEEEGGCFEAGGAETRRYMKVLEWVCGFKEKASGDQVITTEEQERMVDELLHEPQRIRIILNIGMVLICSVGIFFFIYFSL